A single region of the Indicator indicator isolate 239-I01 chromosome 3, UM_Iind_1.1, whole genome shotgun sequence genome encodes:
- the SLC26A3 gene encoding chloride anion exchanger, with the protein MVEPVGNHYVVARPVYSENLFNEEHKILHRYHKTFWDHLKLYFRCSPQRVKKIALRLFPITSWLPAYHFREWILSDIVSGINTGLVAILQGLAFALLVNVPPSYGLYAVFFPVLVYFIFGTSRHISVGPFPVLSLMVGGVVVRLVPDNMTENGTPMNMSAINEMRVTVAASVTFLSGVFQLLLGILQFGFIVIYLSQSLISGFTTAAAVHVLVSQLKFMLQLPVPGFNTPLGIIYTLESVFSQITKTNIADLVTSLVVLLIVFVVKEINDRFKEKLPTAIPIELLVTVLAALLSYFLNFEEKFNVAVVGKLEEGFHAPVAPDVHILQKCVGDSISIAIVGFAVAFSVAKVYSIKHDYTIDGNQELIAFGLGNIVGGSFKGFASSTALSRSGVQESTGGKTQIAGIISAIIVLIVILAIGFLLAPLQKSVLASLALGNLKGMLMQFKEIGILWRKDKYDCVIWVVTFLSAVLLGLDIGLATAVAFQLLTVVIRSQIPSCTVLANVGRSNIYRNKKDYTDIYEPEGVKIFRCSSPIFFANIEFFREKLITAVGFNPLRVLRKRNKALRKIRKMLKKGELQVTPKGLICMANHMHESDEEVDNNRIEELDQPTNMTDLPIQINWGADLPPGITVPQVNIHSIVLDFSSVSFLDFSAMRVLQKTLKEFIRIDIDVYIAGAHEGFLDKLERCAFFDEEIKPSIFFLTIHDAVLHILLKKDIASSPKLKLTEKKGSSNNHTIILSNGPHSQEGMVRLLSPVAALRTIGNTAPKAACRNC; encoded by the exons ATGGTTGAACCTGTGGGCAACCACTATGTTGTAGCCAGACCTGTGTACTCAGAGAATTTGTTCAATGAAGAGCACAAGATATTGCACAGATACCATAAAACCTTTTGGGATCACCTGAAACTATATTTTCG CTGCTCGCCTCAAAGGGTCAAAAAAATTGCCTTGCGTTTGTTTCCTATTACCTCATGGCTGCCAGCATACCACTTCAGGGAGTGGATCCTGAGTGACATCGTCTCTGGTATCAACACAGGGCTTGTGGCTATCCTGCAAG GTCTTGCCTTTGCTTTGCTGGTTAATGTCCCACCCAGTTATGGACTCTATGCAGTATTTTTCCCTGTTCTGGTCTATTTTATCTTTGGCACATCTAGACATATCTCAGTGG gtcccttcccagtGCTGAGCTTGATGGTGGGTGGAGTCGTCGTTAGGCTGGTCCCTGATAACATGACTGAAAATGGCACTCCTATGAATATGTCAGCAATAAATGAAATGAGGGTGACAGTGGCTGCATCTGTAACCTTCCTTTCCGGAGTTTTTCAG TTGCTTCTGGGAATTCTCCAGTTTGGATTCATTGTTATTTATCTATCACAATCGTTAATCAGTGGTTTCACCACTGCTGCGGCTGTCCATGTCCTGGTTTCTCAGCTGAAATTCATGCTTCAGCTACCTGTGCCTGGATTTAATACACCTCTCGGCATAATCTAT ACTCTGGAGAGCGTTTTCAGCCAGATCACAAAAACAAACATCGCTGACCTTGTCACATCCCTTGTAGTTTTGCTTATTGTGTTCGTGGTGAAAGAAATTAATGATCGATTCAAAGAAAAGTTACCAACTGCCATCCCAATTGAACTCCTTGTG ACAGTCTTAGCAGCACTGCTCTCCTATTTCCTTAACTTCGAAGAAAAATTTAATGTAGCTGTTGTTGGAAAACTAGAGGAAGG ATTTCATGCACCAGTTGCACCTGATGTACATATCCTCCAAAAGTGCGTCGGTGACAGCATTTCCATTGCAATCGTTGGATTTGCAGTAGCCTTCTCCGTGGCTAAAGTGTATTCCATCAAGCACGACTACACAATAGATGGAAACCAG gaaCTCATTGCTTTTGGGCTGGGTAACATAGTTGGTGGATCGTTCAAAGGTTttgcctccagcactgctctgtcgAGATCAGGTGTGCAGGAGAGCACAGGGGGCAAAACACAG ATTGCTGGCATTATCTCAGCTATAATCGTCTTGATTGTGATCTTGGCCATTGGGTTTCTCCTGGCACCATTACAGAAG TCAGTCCTCGCATCTCTGGCTCTTGGCAACCTGAAAGGAATGCTCATGCAGTTCAAGGAAATAGGCATCCTATGGAGAAAGGATAAGTATGACTGT GTTATATGGGTGGTGACTTTCTTATCTGCTGTTCTTCTCGGCCTGGATATAGGGCTAGCAACCGCTGTGGCGTTCCAGCTGCTGACCGTGGTGATCCGCTCCCAGAT TCCAAGTTGCACCGTTTTGGCTAATGTTGGGAGAAGTAACATCTACAGAAACAAGAAGGACTACACCGAT ATTTATGAGCCTGAGGGAGTGAAGATTTTCAGATGCTCATCTCCTATCTTCTTTGCTAATATTGAATTCTTCAGAGAGAAACTAATCACTGCT GTTGGCTTCAACCCACTGAGAGTACTGAGGAAACGCAATAAAGCTCTGAGGAAGATCAGAAAGATGTTGAAGAAAGGAGAGTTGCAAGTGACGCCC AAAGGCTTGATTTGCATGGCTAATCATATGCACGAGTCAGATGAAGAAGTAGACAACAACAGGATAGAGGAGCTGGACCAGCCCACCAACATGACAGACTTGCCTATTCAGATCAACTGGGGTGCTGACCTCCCCCCTGGCATCACTGTGCCCCAGGTCAACATCCACAGCATTGTTCTCGATTTCTCATCAGTGTCCTTCCTCGATTTTTCTGCCATGAGAGTCCTCCAAAAG ACTTTGAAAGAATTTATCCGGATCGACATTGACGTTTACATTGCAGGGGCACATG AGGGCTTCCTGGACAAACTGGAGAGATGTGCATTTTTTGATGAGGAGATTAAGCcatccatttttttcctcaccatTCATGATGCAGTTTTACACATTTTGCTGAAAAAGGACATAGCCAGCTCCCCCAAATTAAAGCTCACTGAG AAGAAGGGTAGCAGCAACAACCACACCATCATCCTCAGCAATGGACCGCACAGCCAAGAGGGCATGGTAAGACTCCTGTCTCCAGTAGCAGCACTTAGAACCATAGGAAACACAGCTCCAAAAGCTGCTTGCAGGAACTGCTAA